One window of the Rhodothermia bacterium genome contains the following:
- the wecB gene encoding UDP-N-acetylglucosamine 2-epimerase (non-hydrolyzing): MSRHIYTVLGTRPQFVKATMVSMALARAGIKESIIHTGQHYDTALDRTFFEEIQMPPPVVNLGVGSGSHAWQVGTMMIRLEAWLLEQKKRPDAVLVYGDTNSTLAGALVAAKLNLPVAHIEAGLRSFNRNMPEETNRILTDAVARWCFCPTETAVAHLRSEGKGSGVFLCGDVMHDATRYFGEQAAGQMPTFGPRPYAVVTIHRAENTDDPARFHALWDALSRINLPLLWPLHPRTRHLIAARTLPPSLQILPPLGYKDMLRLVRNAQVVITDSGGLQKEAYWLGVPCITLRNETEWPETLHNDWNRLAGNHLAALPEMITQRPTVSRTSFGTVDGEWASTRIARILLDELRHV; this comes from the coding sequence ATGTCTCGTCATATTTATACGGTATTAGGCACACGTCCTCAGTTTGTCAAGGCCACGATGGTGAGTATGGCCTTAGCCCGTGCGGGTATTAAGGAATCCATCATCCATACAGGCCAACACTATGATACCGCCTTAGACCGAACATTTTTCGAGGAAATCCAAATGCCACCTCCAGTCGTAAACCTTGGCGTGGGGAGCGGGTCTCATGCGTGGCAAGTGGGTACGATGATGATCCGGTTGGAGGCATGGCTTCTGGAGCAAAAAAAACGGCCTGATGCGGTTTTGGTGTATGGCGATACAAACAGCACCTTGGCCGGAGCATTGGTGGCCGCCAAACTGAACCTTCCGGTGGCTCATATTGAGGCAGGTCTTAGGAGTTTCAACCGCAACATGCCCGAAGAAACCAACCGTATTCTTACAGATGCTGTGGCCCGATGGTGTTTTTGCCCCACCGAGACCGCCGTAGCGCACCTCCGCAGCGAAGGTAAAGGAAGTGGCGTCTTTTTGTGTGGCGATGTCATGCACGATGCCACTCGGTATTTTGGTGAGCAAGCTGCGGGACAAATGCCCACTTTTGGGCCTCGACCCTATGCCGTTGTGACGATTCACCGTGCGGAAAACACCGACGACCCAGCACGATTTCATGCGCTTTGGGATGCCTTATCTCGCATCAATCTACCTTTGCTATGGCCCCTTCACCCTCGTACCCGCCACCTTATAGCCGCACGCACTTTGCCACCAAGTCTGCAAATTCTGCCCCCTTTGGGCTATAAAGACATGCTCCGGCTTGTCCGAAATGCGCAAGTAGTGATTACGGATTCTGGCGGCTTACAAAAAGAAGCCTATTGGCTGGGTGTTCCGTGCATTACCCTACGCAACGAAACCGAGTGGCCGGAAACCCTACACAACGATTGGAACCGGCTGGCGGGGAATCATTTGGCCGCATTGCCGGAAATGATCACCCAACGGCCTACCGTTAGCCGTACATCTTTTGGGACGGTAGATGGGGAATGGGCAAGTACCCGCATCGCACGCATTCTTTTAGACGAATTGCGCCATGTCTAA
- a CDS encoding lipopolysaccharide biosynthesis protein, with the protein MSKNPPKDAQRRILGIFKTSGIHSIGTFLNKLLLLSLVPLYSYLLPTQDTGLIGLMDTAEQFLIALLILGQGQAFVWQYKQEPDRKTLTRLVSTSVWFMLLVSILGIGGLVLFASKTTPLILNTAHPLQGLAFGWLMVGLFFRNLQSLAVNYLRADRKAISLETANLVGTALFVGLNFVLLAWFKVGVSALFVTRLLLLLPVLVVAGWFIRPYLRFVWDATLLKKMLRYGLPITITAMAYPILNFADRYMIATLIDPSGHLNGIYEISYKFGMIPSMLLVGPFLQAWQPALYDKTDEQSRNVVYRRLLLYVTFAAAVLWLGLSVMQTELLHIFSKPAYYSGSAIIPWVAASNVFYGLGWIVVAGLAVQAKTVFMGVWTALAALLNILLNFWWLPIFGMMGAAYATTAAFIFIFIGFAGYSKLKLKITFPYVRWLGLCVMAVAGYGIVITLVNLTNVWLSVVVKGLLCLPVILGMAFWVGLRNPKDLFNLLKQK; encoded by the coding sequence ATGTCTAAAAATCCCCCAAAAGATGCACAAAGGCGCATTCTCGGCATCTTCAAAACAAGCGGTATTCACAGTATTGGGACGTTTCTGAACAAGTTATTGCTTTTGTCCTTGGTTCCCCTGTATTCATACTTGCTGCCCACCCAAGATACGGGCCTCATTGGATTAATGGATACCGCCGAACAGTTTTTGATTGCCTTGCTCATTCTGGGTCAGGGGCAAGCATTTGTATGGCAATATAAACAAGAGCCGGATCGTAAGACCCTCACGCGCTTGGTCTCTACCAGTGTTTGGTTTATGCTGCTCGTTAGCATCTTGGGGATTGGTGGACTGGTGCTATTTGCCTCGAAAACCACTCCTCTGATCCTCAACACGGCCCATCCGCTACAAGGTTTGGCCTTTGGTTGGTTGATGGTTGGCTTGTTTTTTCGGAACTTACAGAGCCTTGCAGTCAACTATTTGCGGGCAGACCGGAAAGCAATTTCCTTGGAAACGGCCAACCTTGTGGGCACGGCACTCTTTGTTGGGCTGAATTTTGTCTTGCTTGCTTGGTTTAAGGTGGGCGTCTCGGCTCTTTTTGTAACACGGCTTTTACTGCTTCTACCTGTTTTGGTGGTTGCCGGATGGTTTATCCGTCCCTACCTACGGTTCGTGTGGGATGCTACGCTATTGAAGAAAATGCTCCGGTATGGCTTACCCATTACCATTACAGCGATGGCGTATCCCATTCTCAACTTTGCAGATCGGTACATGATTGCCACCTTGATTGATCCCTCCGGCCATCTAAACGGCATCTACGAGATTTCGTATAAATTTGGAATGATCCCCAGTATGCTCTTGGTGGGGCCTTTTTTGCAGGCTTGGCAACCAGCACTCTACGACAAAACCGATGAACAGAGCCGGAACGTGGTATATCGGCGCTTGTTGTTGTATGTCACCTTTGCGGCGGCTGTTCTTTGGCTGGGGCTTTCCGTTATGCAAACCGAGCTTTTACACATTTTTTCCAAGCCGGCCTATTATAGTGGTAGCGCCATTATTCCTTGGGTAGCGGCCTCGAATGTATTTTACGGCTTGGGATGGATTGTCGTAGCGGGATTGGCGGTACAGGCCAAGACGGTTTTTATGGGAGTTTGGACAGCCCTTGCCGCATTACTCAACATCCTGCTCAACTTTTGGTGGCTACCGATTTTTGGCATGATGGGTGCAGCTTATGCCACAACGGCTGCCTTTATCTTTATTTTTATTGGATTTGCGGGATATTCCAAACTCAAACTAAAGATCACTTTTCCTTATGTACGCTGGCTGGGGCTATGTGTTATGGCTGTTGCGGGATATGGCATCGTTATCACCTTAGTCAACCTCACCAATGTCTGGCTTTCGGTAGTGGTCAAGGGTCTGCTCTGCCTGCCCGTTATCCTTGGCATGGCATTTTGGGTGGGTCTCCGGAACCCCAAAGACCTCTTCAACTTACTAAAACAAAAATAG
- a CDS encoding calcium/sodium antiporter: protein MTVYTFLFLIGGLVLLVYGADALVKGASRLALALGISPIIIGLTVVSFGTSAPELAVSTQAAWAGQADLGVGNVVGSNIFNVLFILGLSALIVPLVVHTQLIRIDVPVMIGTALLFFVFALDGQLAKWEAAILTLGAVAYTWFQIYLSRKEKQSALEQEFEAELSQEPRTGTLVNIGWIVLGLVMLVLGSNWLVDAAITIARVLGISELIIGLTIVAIGTSLPEVATSIAAALKGERDIAVGNVVGSNIFNILTVLGISGLLSPKAINISDAAVAFDIPVMIAISVACFPIFFKGLEITRFRGALFFFYYIVYTLYLILAHTKHDALSTFSTAMWYFVLPLTALTLGWYLIGGIKERRSEIS, encoded by the coding sequence ATGACAGTTTATACCTTTTTGTTTTTAATCGGCGGCTTGGTGTTGTTGGTTTATGGTGCGGATGCCTTGGTGAAAGGTGCATCGAGATTGGCGCTCGCCTTGGGTATTTCGCCCATTATTATTGGCCTTACGGTAGTTTCTTTCGGAACCAGTGCGCCAGAGTTGGCAGTGAGTACGCAGGCCGCTTGGGCTGGTCAGGCGGATCTGGGCGTTGGAAATGTGGTGGGGAGCAATATCTTTAATGTCTTGTTTATTTTAGGTTTATCCGCACTCATTGTACCATTAGTGGTACATACACAACTCATCCGGATAGACGTTCCTGTGATGATTGGCACGGCTTTGTTGTTTTTTGTTTTTGCCTTGGATGGGCAGTTGGCCAAGTGGGAAGCGGCTATTTTAACCCTTGGTGCAGTTGCCTATACGTGGTTCCAGATCTACCTGAGTCGGAAAGAGAAACAAAGTGCTTTAGAACAAGAATTTGAGGCGGAACTATCGCAAGAACCCCGAACCGGAACACTTGTAAACATCGGTTGGATTGTTTTGGGTTTGGTAATGTTGGTCTTGGGTTCTAATTGGTTGGTGGATGCTGCGATCACCATCGCACGGGTTTTGGGTATCTCGGAGTTGATTATTGGATTAACCATTGTTGCTATTGGGACTTCTTTGCCAGAAGTTGCGACCTCGATTGCTGCTGCACTAAAAGGAGAACGGGATATTGCTGTAGGAAATGTGGTGGGGAGCAATATTTTTAATATCCTTACTGTATTGGGAATTTCCGGCTTGCTGTCTCCAAAAGCTATCAATATCTCGGATGCTGCTGTGGCCTTCGACATTCCGGTTATGATTGCCATCTCGGTGGCCTGTTTCCCCATTTTCTTTAAAGGCTTAGAAATTACCCGCTTCCGTGGGGCCTTGTTTTTCTTTTACTATATTGTTTATACGCTCTACCTTATTCTGGCACATACCAAACACGATGCGCTTTCTACGTTTAGTACGGCCATGTGGTATTTTGTCCTGCCTCTTACCGCGCTTACGTTGGGATGGTACTTGATTGGCGGGATCAAAGAGAGGCGCTCGGAAATTTCTTAA
- the trpS gene encoding tryptophan--tRNA ligase: MKNPVLTSGIQPSGILHIGNYFGALRQNIALGNQYGGYFFIVNYHALTSVNNREELSQYSFDVALDYLALGLDPTKANLFLQSDVPQLGELTWIFLCLTPISLLEKGVAYKDKIANGLSPNAGLFTYPILQAADILVYGGTLVPVGQDQKQNIEICRDTAERFNRIFAPDDPIFPMPEPYILEDVAVVPGLDGRKMSKSYGNTIGIFDEGQVLKKKVMSIVTDSTPLEEPKDPEKDNVFAMIRLFASAEKQAEIAEAYRAGGFGYGHAKKELLSLINAYFGEAREKRHTLALQPDFVRDVLREGAKKATATAEAYMMRVREAVGLMRV; this comes from the coding sequence ATGAAAAATCCTGTATTAACTTCCGGTATTCAGCCGAGTGGTATTTTACACATCGGAAATTATTTTGGCGCTCTCCGGCAAAACATCGCATTGGGCAACCAATATGGCGGATATTTTTTTATCGTCAACTACCATGCCCTCACCTCGGTAAACAACCGCGAGGAGTTGTCCCAGTATAGCTTTGACGTGGCCTTAGATTACTTGGCCTTGGGGCTTGATCCTACAAAAGCAAACCTATTTTTGCAGTCCGATGTACCACAATTGGGTGAATTAACTTGGATTTTTCTGTGTTTAACGCCCATCTCGCTCCTCGAAAAAGGTGTGGCGTATAAAGACAAGATTGCCAATGGCCTAAGCCCAAATGCAGGCTTGTTTACGTACCCTATTCTCCAAGCCGCAGATATTTTGGTCTATGGCGGCACGTTGGTTCCGGTCGGGCAAGACCAAAAGCAGAATATCGAAATTTGTCGCGATACCGCCGAGCGCTTTAACCGGATTTTTGCACCAGATGACCCGATTTTCCCGATGCCGGAGCCTTACATTCTGGAGGATGTGGCGGTTGTTCCGGGGCTGGATGGTCGTAAGATGTCTAAGAGCTACGGAAATACGATTGGGATTTTTGATGAGGGTCAAGTGCTTAAAAAGAAAGTGATGAGCATTGTCACTGATTCTACGCCGCTAGAAGAACCCAAAGACCCCGAGAAGGACAATGTTTTTGCGATGATACGGCTCTTTGCCTCCGCAGAGAAACAGGCAGAAATTGCAGAGGCTTATCGGGCAGGCGGTTTTGGTTATGGTCATGCCAAGAAAGAACTACTCTCGCTGATCAACGCTTATTTTGGCGAGGCGCGGGAGAAACGGCACACATTGGCACTGCAACCCGATTTTGTACGGGATGTCTTGCGGGAAGGCGCAAAAAAAGCAACCGCAACCGCAGAAGCCTACATGATGCGGGTTCGGGAGGCAGTAGGGCTGATGCGCGTATAA
- the miaB gene encoding tRNA (N6-isopentenyl adenosine(37)-C2)-methylthiotransferase MiaB, which produces MNLIQDLDVLDNLDAPKVVSETAGTNGRKLYLETYGCQMNVADSEVVAAVLQEGGYGLTSDPMQADVVLLNTCAIRENAEQKVRQRLGVFRAKKRKENPDLLIGVLGCMAERLRHKLLEEEKLVDLVVGPDAYRDLPRLIGERDLRGQAAVNVQLSKEETYADIAPVRYDSNGISAFVSIMRGCNNMCSFCVVPFTRGRERSRPVTSILAECADLLERGYKEVTVLGQNVNSYRFEQDGTAVSFAELLYRISLLSPELRIRYSTSHPKDCSEELLHVHAERSNICNYIHLPVQHGNTEMLRRMRRTYSREQYLELVEKAYRIVPNLSLSTDIIAGFCGETEEEHRETLSLLEHVRYDHAYMFMYSERPGTYAARKYQDDIPEDLKKRRLSEIIDLQTRIAAEKNRADVGSLQTILVEGTSKRRADQLFGRTDANKVVIFDAHDFQPGQYINVRITGSTSATLMGEPLGATTLAASVL; this is translated from the coding sequence ATGAATTTAATCCAAGACCTCGACGTACTGGACAACCTTGATGCGCCCAAAGTGGTGTCCGAGACGGCTGGAACCAATGGTCGCAAACTCTATTTAGAAACCTATGGTTGCCAAATGAACGTGGCAGACTCCGAGGTGGTGGCCGCCGTGCTGCAAGAGGGTGGGTATGGCCTGACGAGCGACCCAATGCAGGCGGATGTGGTTTTGCTGAATACTTGTGCCATCCGCGAAAATGCCGAGCAAAAAGTTCGTCAGCGACTGGGGGTTTTTCGTGCAAAAAAACGCAAAGAAAATCCGGATTTATTGATTGGGGTGTTGGGATGCATGGCCGAGCGGTTACGACACAAACTTTTGGAAGAAGAGAAATTGGTGGACTTGGTTGTGGGGCCAGATGCCTACCGAGACCTGCCACGACTAATCGGAGAGCGCGATTTGAGGGGGCAAGCGGCGGTGAATGTCCAACTCTCCAAAGAAGAAACCTATGCCGATATTGCGCCTGTCCGCTACGACTCGAATGGCATTTCGGCCTTTGTTTCCATTATGCGGGGCTGTAACAACATGTGTTCGTTTTGTGTGGTTCCGTTTACACGTGGGCGCGAGCGAAGCCGTCCGGTGACAAGTATCTTGGCAGAATGTGCCGATTTATTGGAGCGCGGGTATAAAGAGGTAACGGTTCTGGGGCAAAACGTAAACTCTTATCGTTTCGAGCAAGATGGAACAGCCGTTTCATTCGCCGAGTTGCTCTACCGCATTAGTTTACTTTCTCCAGAATTGCGGATTCGCTACTCCACCAGCCATCCCAAGGATTGTTCAGAAGAGTTGTTACACGTTCATGCCGAGCGGTCTAACATCTGTAATTACATACATTTACCGGTTCAGCACGGCAATACAGAAATGCTTCGTCGGATGCGCCGGACGTACTCCCGCGAACAATATTTGGAATTGGTGGAAAAAGCCTATCGTATTGTTCCCAACCTCTCCCTTTCTACCGATATCATTGCTGGTTTTTGTGGCGAGACCGAGGAAGAACACCGCGAGACACTCTCGTTGTTGGAACATGTGCGTTACGACCATGCCTATATGTTTATGTATTCGGAGCGTCCTGGAACCTATGCCGCCCGTAAGTATCAAGATGACATTCCCGAAGACCTGAAGAAGCGACGTCTTTCCGAAATTATTGACCTCCAAACGCGCATTGCTGCCGAGAAAAACCGTGCCGATGTAGGCAGTTTACAAACCATTTTGGTGGAGGGCACTTCCAAAAGACGTGCTGATCAGCTTTTTGGACGAACGGACGCCAATAAAGTCGTTATTTTTGATGCGCACGACTTCCAACCCGGACAATACATCAACGTTCGAATTACCGGAAGCACATCTGCTACCTTAATGGGTGAGCCTTTGGGGGCAACAACTCTTGCAGCATCTGTATTGTAA
- a CDS encoding WD40 repeat domain-containing protein — protein sequence MSRIFSLYIVLTLFLTFGIGCNRTHVVPGGIDLSEPRLMTSWGHAEAVLSLAVSSDGEHLLTGSADYTARFWDVSSRKELWRFVGHEGAVIATALSPDGKTALTGGEDRKICMWNLESGVQEKCFEAHGAGVLDLEYAPDGSRFASASEDGSARIWEATGALQQTLKNHTDFVESVSFSQDGKQVVTASLDGTAVVWEATTGQKVQTFRNHKSEVWDAVFSPADNLIASASADRTILRWRVRGDTVQTLAPISVNWTGWESLAFAKDGQHFVAANSDKTARVFRTSDGVEIRKLEGHTGRIWSVVFDPKGRYIATASGDRTVRLWSVDTGKETGQLGQPNTLVTGVAFSPDQKKAFVFRLDHTLYTWQTDQGAKPFQLGSGDTGVSHFSTDGNTVLVSGPNDTAILWDTRSGRKIQSFVQVNKFKLAAGAVSPDGKWVAFGETDGTVSLYQSASGALRKRLGKKASPANHVAFSGKGDALAASLSERDAVILDINTGAVRHKLKGHKANILDIDFSEDGTKVVTGSRDGTAIVWDAQTGAEIAQIKATQAITIVRFSPDGGSFLTVDTYGNTQIWGTSGSTAAKLSMPGTTMATFSPDGNFLLSGTMDGAARIWDVDSGNIALELTTLNETHWIASTADGKIIHNDRIDATPLYWMVNGKVEPFAARQKDQLKTDLLQTVLKP from the coding sequence ATGTCACGTATTTTTTCTCTTTACATTGTCCTGACGTTATTCTTGACCTTCGGCATCGGGTGCAATCGCACGCATGTTGTACCGGGCGGGATAGACCTTTCTGAGCCTCGGCTGATGACCTCATGGGGCCATGCAGAGGCTGTACTCTCTCTTGCAGTATCATCTGACGGAGAACACCTTTTAACTGGTAGCGCAGATTATACGGCTCGATTTTGGGACGTGAGTAGCCGAAAAGAACTTTGGCGATTTGTGGGCCACGAAGGGGCCGTCATTGCAACAGCCCTTTCGCCAGATGGAAAGACCGCTTTGACGGGCGGAGAAGACCGCAAAATCTGTATGTGGAACTTGGAATCGGGTGTGCAAGAAAAGTGCTTCGAGGCACATGGTGCGGGTGTGCTTGATCTGGAGTATGCACCGGATGGAAGCCGCTTTGCATCTGCCAGCGAAGACGGGAGCGCCCGCATTTGGGAGGCTACCGGTGCTTTACAACAAACGCTAAAAAACCATACCGATTTTGTTGAATCGGTGTCGTTTTCTCAAGACGGCAAACAGGTGGTTACAGCCAGTTTGGATGGAACGGCGGTGGTTTGGGAGGCCACAACCGGACAAAAAGTCCAAACCTTCAGAAACCACAAATCTGAAGTTTGGGATGCAGTATTTAGTCCGGCGGATAACCTGATCGCCTCGGCAAGTGCAGACCGTACCATTCTGCGTTGGCGCGTTCGTGGGGATACGGTACAGACCTTAGCGCCCATTTCGGTAAATTGGACGGGGTGGGAGTCCTTGGCTTTTGCAAAAGATGGGCAACATTTCGTAGCCGCCAATAGCGATAAAACAGCAAGGGTTTTCCGTACCTCTGATGGGGTCGAAATCCGAAAGTTGGAAGGACACACAGGACGTATTTGGTCGGTGGTATTCGATCCTAAAGGCCGTTATATTGCAACGGCCAGTGGTGACCGTACAGTTCGGTTGTGGTCGGTGGATACCGGAAAGGAAACGGGGCAATTGGGACAGCCGAATACACTTGTGACGGGTGTGGCGTTTAGCCCAGACCAAAAGAAGGCATTCGTTTTCCGCCTCGACCACACGCTCTACACTTGGCAGACCGATCAAGGGGCTAAACCTTTTCAATTAGGAAGCGGGGATACAGGCGTTTCTCACTTTTCTACAGACGGCAATACCGTTTTGGTTTCTGGCCCAAATGATACTGCTATTCTTTGGGATACCCGTAGTGGCCGGAAAATACAATCGTTTGTGCAGGTCAATAAGTTTAAACTTGCTGCGGGTGCTGTTTCTCCAGATGGGAAATGGGTGGCCTTTGGTGAGACGGACGGAACCGTGTCGCTCTATCAATCGGCTTCGGGAGCCCTCCGTAAACGCTTGGGCAAAAAAGCAAGTCCGGCAAACCATGTCGCTTTTTCTGGAAAAGGAGATGCCCTTGCCGCAAGTTTATCGGAACGCGATGCCGTAATCTTGGACATAAACACCGGAGCCGTTCGTCATAAACTGAAGGGACATAAAGCCAATATTTTAGACATTGATTTTTCGGAAGATGGGACAAAAGTGGTGACGGGTAGCCGTGATGGAACAGCCATCGTATGGGATGCCCAAACGGGTGCAGAAATCGCACAAATTAAGGCCACACAAGCTATTACCATCGTCCGTTTCTCGCCCGATGGCGGTTCTTTTTTGACCGTGGATACCTACGGCAATACTCAAATTTGGGGCACCTCCGGTAGTACAGCAGCAAAACTTTCCATGCCCGGAACCACCATGGCAACCTTCTCGCCGGATGGAAACTTTCTATTGTCTGGAACCATGGACGGTGCAGCACGCATCTGGGACGTGGATTCCGGCAATATTGCATTAGAACTGACAACGCTGAACGAAACTCACTGGATTGCTTCTACTGCCGATGGAAAGATCATCCACAACGATCGGATAGATGCTACACCACTCTATTGGATGGTGAACGGCAAGGTCGAACCTTTTGCGGCTCGCCAAAAAGACCAACTCAAAACCGATTTACTGCAAACGGTTTTGAAACCATAA
- the atpC gene encoding ATP synthase F1 subunit epsilon produces MANTFFAEIVELNGSVFKGDVVSISAPGMDGGFQILANHAPMLAAMGVGLISIKTPDGEKIDYTTGGGFVQVHHNKVMVLAESAEAVSEIDAERAKSSIDKALAQLAQAEDPAQKEKARLALDRARNRLRASMGKV; encoded by the coding sequence ATGGCCAATACATTTTTTGCAGAAATCGTTGAACTGAACGGCAGCGTTTTTAAGGGCGATGTGGTCAGTATTTCCGCTCCCGGTATGGATGGTGGCTTCCAGATCCTGGCCAACCACGCGCCAATGCTGGCCGCTATGGGGGTTGGGCTGATTTCCATTAAAACACCAGACGGCGAAAAAATTGATTACACCACTGGTGGAGGATTTGTACAAGTGCATCACAATAAGGTGATGGTCTTGGCCGAATCTGCCGAGGCTGTTAGTGAGATTGACGCCGAGCGTGCCAAAAGTTCTATAGACAAAGCGCTGGCACAACTTGCACAAGCCGAGGACCCTGCTCAAAAAGAAAAAGCTCGCTTGGCATTAGATCGCGCCCGTAACCGTCTCCGTGCCTCGATGGGTAAGGTCTGA
- the atpD gene encoding F0F1 ATP synthase subunit beta, translating into MSNAKGKVVQIIGPVIDVEFPQNEVPEILYALEIERPGLSNLVLEVQQHLGENRVRAVSMESTDGLTRGTEVINLGRAISVPTGSEIRGRLFNVVGRAIDGLPQPKADDYRPIHAEPPSFDQLAAAVEMLETGIKVVDLLEPYAKGGKIGLFGGAGVGKTVLIMELINNIAKGHDGLSVFAGVGERTREGNDLLREMIESNVVRYGDAFKHAMEEGNWDLSKVNMEELTDSSLTLVFGQMNEPPGARARVALTGLTIAEYFRDLGGKDVLFFVDNIFRFTQAGSEVSALLGRMPSAVGYQPTLATEMGKMQERITSTKNGSVTSVQAVYVPADDLTDPAPATTFAHLDATTVLSRQIASLGIYPAIDPLDSTSRILDPRVLGDDHYNTAQGVKMLLQRYKELQDIIAILGMDELSEDDKLAVSRARKAQQFMSQPFHVAEQFTGMQGKYVRIDDTVKGFKMILNGELDHIPEQAFRYKGAIEEVLEAAEKMAATA; encoded by the coding sequence TGAGCAACGCCAAAGGAAAAGTCGTCCAGATCATCGGTCCGGTAATTGATGTGGAATTTCCGCAAAACGAAGTGCCGGAGATTCTATACGCCCTCGAAATTGAACGTCCGGGCCTTTCAAATCTGGTACTTGAAGTTCAGCAGCACCTCGGCGAAAACCGTGTTCGTGCTGTCTCTATGGAATCTACCGACGGTCTTACCCGTGGAACCGAGGTGATTAACTTGGGTCGCGCCATTTCCGTACCTACCGGTTCAGAAATTCGTGGGCGTTTGTTCAACGTAGTAGGTCGCGCCATTGATGGTTTACCCCAGCCTAAAGCCGATGATTACCGCCCCATTCATGCAGAGCCACCCTCCTTCGACCAATTGGCGGCGGCTGTCGAGATGCTAGAAACCGGTATTAAGGTAGTGGATTTGCTTGAACCTTATGCCAAAGGGGGTAAAATTGGTCTCTTCGGAGGTGCAGGTGTAGGCAAGACGGTTCTTATTATGGAATTGATCAACAATATCGCAAAAGGCCACGACGGTCTTTCGGTGTTTGCAGGTGTAGGCGAGCGTACCCGTGAAGGGAATGACCTGCTCCGCGAAATGATCGAGTCTAACGTAGTCCGCTATGGCGATGCGTTTAAACATGCCATGGAAGAAGGCAATTGGGATCTTTCTAAAGTCAATATGGAGGAACTGACGGATAGTAGCCTTACCTTGGTGTTCGGACAGATGAATGAGCCGCCCGGAGCACGTGCCCGTGTTGCCCTTACTGGTCTGACCATCGCCGAGTACTTTCGTGACTTAGGGGGGAAAGACGTTCTTTTCTTCGTGGATAACATCTTCCGGTTTACCCAAGCCGGTTCCGAAGTATCCGCGCTTTTGGGTCGGATGCCTTCCGCCGTAGGCTATCAGCCAACGCTCGCCACCGAGATGGGTAAGATGCAGGAGCGTATTACCTCCACCAAAAACGGTTCGGTAACATCGGTACAAGCGGTTTATGTACCAGCGGATGACTTGACCGACCCCGCGCCGGCAACCACCTTTGCCCACTTGGATGCCACAACCGTACTTTCCCGCCAGATTGCTTCTTTAGGGATTTATCCTGCTATTGACCCATTGGATTCTACTTCTCGGATTTTGGATCCTCGCGTCTTGGGGGATGACCACTACAATACCGCACAAGGGGTTAAAATGCTCCTACAGCGCTACAAAGAATTGCAAGACATTATTGCCATTCTTGGGATGGACGAACTCTCCGAGGATGATAAATTAGCTGTTTCCCGCGCACGGAAAGCCCAGCAATTTATGTCCCAGCCATTCCACGTAGCCGAGCAGTTTACGGGTATGCAAGGCAAGTATGTTCGGATTGACGATACCGTAAAAGGCTTTAAGATGATTCTCAACGGCGAGTTAGACCATATTCCGGAGCAAGCTTTCCGTTATAAGGGCGCCATCGAAGAAGTCTTGGAAGCCGCCGAGAAAATGGCCGCTACTGCATAA